Proteins found in one Limnobaculum xujianqingii genomic segment:
- a CDS encoding EamA family transporter: MSTWLIYALLSAITAALVAIFGKIGLQHLDANTATAIRSIVMALFLVGVVVVQGKLEMIGEIMADRKALFFIVLSGVAGALSWLFYFMAIKNGTVSQVAPIDKLSVVFAVILAVILFGEKVTLFTGIGIGLISVGALLVALG, translated from the coding sequence ATGAGTACCTGGCTAATCTACGCACTGCTCTCGGCCATCACCGCTGCACTGGTAGCGATTTTTGGCAAAATCGGTTTACAACATCTGGATGCCAATACGGCAACCGCCATTCGCTCCATCGTTATGGCGCTATTTCTGGTTGGTGTCGTGGTAGTTCAGGGAAAACTGGAGATGATTGGCGAAATTATGGCCGATCGCAAAGCACTATTCTTTATTGTTCTTAGTGGCGTAGCGGGGGCTCTGTCATGGCTGTTCTATTTTATGGCCATTAAGAATGGTACTGTTTCTCAGGTTGCTCCTATAGATAAACTCAGTGTGGTATTTGCCGTTATTCTGGCGGTGATCCTGTTTGGTGAAAAAGTCACATTATTTACCGGTATCGGTATTGGGCTGATATCTGTGGGTGCCCTGCTGGTTGCTTTAGGGTAG
- a CDS encoding DUF2517 family protein — protein sequence MYQRYPLYRILLRRTGVVLLTIITLPFMTFSRDKSRYYSYLHRVWSKTSTKPVWLSLAEKAPKDFY from the coding sequence ATGTATCAGAGGTATCCACTCTACCGTATTTTATTACGTCGCACTGGTGTCGTGTTGCTAACCATTATCACACTGCCATTTATGACATTTAGTCGTGATAAGAGTCGTTATTATAGCTATTTGCATCGAGTGTGGAGTAAAACCAGCACCAAACCTGTTTGGTTGTCCCTGGCTGAAAAGGCACCTAAAGATTTTTATTAA
- a CDS encoding response regulator transcription factor — protein sequence MINIALIDDHIVVRSGFAQLLSLEEDIRIVGEYNSAAQAWPHLLKDGCDIAILDISMPDESGLSLLRRIRQARPGFRAIFLSIYDTNAFVKNAVDAGASGYLTKRCGPEELVRAIRAVHGGGFYLCADALQALRQTATIPKELQMLTPREKEIFDLLIVGLSAKDIGEKLSLSHKTVHVHRANVLAKLECDSIIELVHFALEHQLLAEK from the coding sequence ATGATTAATATTGCTCTGATTGATGACCATATTGTGGTGCGTTCCGGATTTGCACAACTGCTCTCACTGGAAGAGGACATTCGCATCGTCGGTGAATACAATTCCGCCGCACAGGCATGGCCTCATTTGTTGAAAGATGGGTGTGATATTGCCATTCTGGATATCTCAATGCCGGATGAAAGTGGTTTGAGTTTATTACGGCGTATTCGCCAGGCTCGTCCCGGTTTTCGCGCGATTTTTCTCAGTATTTATGATACCAACGCTTTCGTGAAAAATGCGGTAGATGCCGGGGCATCCGGCTATCTGACTAAACGCTGTGGGCCTGAAGAGCTGGTGAGAGCTATACGTGCTGTGCATGGTGGAGGCTTTTATCTTTGTGCTGACGCACTACAGGCATTACGCCAGACGGCTACCATTCCCAAAGAGCTGCAAATGTTAACGCCACGGGAAAAAGAAATTTTTGATCTGCTGATTGTTGGCTTAAGTGCGAAAGATATCGGGGAGAAATTATCGCTGAGCCATAAAACGGTCCACGTGCATCGGGCTAACGTGCTGGCAAAGCTGGAGTGCGACAGTATCATTGAGCTGGTTCATTTCGCCCTTGAACATCAGTTATTGGCAGAAAAGTAG
- a CDS encoding MASE1 domain-containing sensor histidine kinase: MVSRLEALHSTGLNLFVMLSFTLGWVALWGISFYLNADAQLAVLMFPQAWTLTLLILISRRYCPVVMLSACLIIGWLQYEKLLGTNVLLASPCLSLIVALIARRFWHYFTLYWQKLLMLLAAVMGSTILHAVCLVHWLDVSLSEMLLTTFTGGVLLTPFIYLLYEYLKQQNLQTLLPTEHITPPLRTSLLIWCSLFFAIGISIQLMLTPEIERLLLIFIFLPNVFMAYRFGWQGGVLATLLGSVLLIATRHASGSEYNPMELKLFLSIQALLSLGLGIAVSRQQQLVERLERYRNQLERELDTRRQLTERLVHTEEQVRKDIARELHDEIGQNITAIQIQAAIVNKTTDSPVSLQSVQKITHLSQRIHQATRQLLHQLRPPVLDEMSLKDALTHLAQEFSFAERGIEFELNYQLNDRQLSDTVVFTFYRLVQELLNNINKHAQAKTIQVSLQPGENQMMTLIVKDDGIGMPEQTGGGFGLRGIEERVRALGGYWLLSRQEGTCITVNLPTNSIIKDL; this comes from the coding sequence ATGGTATCGCGGCTGGAAGCGCTTCACTCTACCGGGTTAAACCTGTTCGTGATGCTTAGTTTCACGCTGGGTTGGGTTGCTCTGTGGGGGATAAGTTTTTATCTGAATGCGGATGCTCAACTGGCGGTATTGATGTTCCCTCAGGCATGGACATTGACGCTGCTGATTTTGATCTCCAGACGATATTGTCCAGTGGTGATGTTGTCAGCCTGTCTGATTATCGGCTGGTTGCAGTACGAAAAATTGCTGGGTACCAATGTATTACTGGCTTCCCCCTGTTTGTCTCTGATTGTTGCGCTGATTGCCCGTCGTTTCTGGCACTATTTTACCCTTTACTGGCAAAAACTACTTATGCTGCTGGCGGCAGTCATGGGTAGCACTATTTTGCATGCGGTGTGCCTGGTTCACTGGCTGGATGTTTCATTGTCTGAAATGCTACTGACTACTTTTACCGGTGGTGTATTGCTGACGCCGTTTATCTATTTGCTGTATGAATATCTGAAACAACAGAATTTACAAACCTTGCTACCCACAGAACATATTACGCCACCATTGCGTACTTCCTTACTGATTTGGTGTTCGCTGTTTTTTGCCATTGGTATCAGCATTCAACTGATGTTAACGCCAGAAATTGAACGATTACTGCTGATCTTTATCTTTTTGCCTAACGTATTTATGGCCTATCGCTTTGGCTGGCAGGGTGGGGTTCTGGCTACTCTGTTAGGTAGTGTATTGTTAATTGCCACTCGCCATGCCAGCGGTTCTGAATACAATCCCATGGAGCTAAAGCTGTTTCTGTCTATTCAGGCATTACTGAGTCTGGGACTAGGTATTGCCGTCAGCCGTCAGCAACAATTGGTAGAGCGCCTGGAACGTTATCGTAATCAGTTGGAACGAGAGTTGGATACCCGTCGGCAACTGACAGAACGGCTGGTGCATACGGAAGAACAAGTACGTAAAGACATCGCCCGGGAACTTCATGATGAGATCGGGCAAAACATTACCGCGATTCAGATTCAGGCCGCTATCGTCAACAAAACGACGGATTCACCAGTTTCCCTGCAGTCAGTGCAAAAAATTACTCATCTGTCTCAACGTATTCATCAGGCGACCCGACAGCTCTTACATCAGCTTCGACCACCTGTACTGGATGAGATGTCATTGAAAGATGCGTTGACCCATTTGGCTCAGGAATTCTCCTTCGCCGAACGCGGTATTGAGTTTGAACTGAATTATCAGTTAAACGATCGGCAACTCAGTGACACAGTCGTGTTTACCTTCTATCGTCTGGTACAGGAACTGTTGAATAACATTAATAAACATGCACAGGCCAAAACCATTCAGGTATCGCTTCAACCGGGGGAGAATCAAATGATGACCCTGATAGTTAAAGATGATGGTATTGGTATGCCTGAACAAACCGGCGGTGGCTTTGGTTTGCGCGGTATCGAAGAGCGAGTAAGGGCGTTGGGCGGTTACTGGTTGCTCTCTCGTCAGGAAGGAACTTGCATAACTGTTAACCTCCCCACAAATTCGATAATTAAAGACCTTTAA